A genomic stretch from Gorilla gorilla gorilla isolate KB3781 chromosome 20, NHGRI_mGorGor1-v2.1_pri, whole genome shotgun sequence includes:
- the RPL18A gene encoding large ribosomal subunit protein eL20: MKASGTLREYKVVGRCLPTPKCHTPPLYRMRIFAPNHVVAKSRFWYFVSQLKKMKKSSGEIVYCGQVFEKSPLRVKNFGIWLRYDSRSGTHNMYREYRDLTTAGAVTQCYRDMGARHRARAHSIQIMKVEEIAASKCRRPAVKQFHDSKIKFPLPHRVLRRQHKPRFTTKRPNTFF, from the exons ATGAAGGCCTCGGGCACG CTACGAGAGTACAAGGTAGTGGGTCGCTGCCTGCCCACCCCCAAATGCCACACGCCGCCCCTCTACCGCATGCGAATCTTTGCGCCTAATCATGTCGTCGCCAAGTCCCGCTTCTGGTACTTTGTATCTCAGTTAAAGAAGATGAAGAAGTCTTCGGGGGAGATTGTCTACTGTGGGCAG GTGTTTGAGAAGTCCCCGCTGCGGGTGAAGAACTTCGGGATCTGGCTGCGCTATGACTCCCGGAGCGGCACCCACAACATGTACCGGGAATACCGGGACCTGACCACCGCAGGCGCTGTCACGCAGTGCT ACCGAGACATGGGTGCCCGGCACCGCGCCCGAGCCCACTCCATTCAGATCATGAAGGTGGAGGAGATCGCGGCCAGCAAGTGCCGCCGGCCGGCTGTCAAGCAGTTCCAC GACTCCAAGATCAAGTTCCCACTGCCCCACCGGGTCCTGCGCCGTCAGCACAAGCCACGCTTCACCACCAAGAGGCCCAACACCTTCTTCTAG